Part of the Sinorhizobium sp. BG8 genome, GAGGTCCCTCCCGGCTCGGCCCAGAGCACGGCTGGGCTGTAGAGGTGTGCCCGTCGAGGTCACCCTGATATATGTCTGCCGTGAAATCTGCACGGAACGTGTCGTTGAACTGATAGCCGACGCCAAGGCCAACGGAGACCGGCCGGGAGAAGCGGGCATCGTCGAAGCTTCCGGGCGTGATCACGAACGGCTGGTTGTCGTTCGCTTTGGGCCGGTCGCCCTTTATCCAGGCTGCGTAGCCAACATCGCCGCGGACATACCAGCCCTGGGCTGAGGCAGCGGTCGACGCAATGTCGATCTCGGGCGCGTCGATGATTTCTTCCTGGTCAGCGGCGAAGACCGGCAGGGAGCCCATTGTGGCAAGAAGAGCCGATCCCAACACAAGCAGCTTCGCAACCATTTCCCGATCCTCCGGCGACGACCGGAATCACCGTGCCGTTTCATTGATGCGGGAAATATCGCAGCCGGAAGTTAAGTGCAGGTTAACCATGTTTCTTAACCAAGCCCGTCTGCACGACGTCCCCGGCTCGCGCGACTGAACATGGTTCGAGTGCGTCACGCCCTGCGCATGGGCTTCGCACCCGCCTCAGGCACACGATTGGCGTCTGCCCGGGATCGTCTTCCTCAGGGCCAAACGAAAGGGCCGCCCGGTGATGCCGGACGGCCCTTTGTAGGGTGAGATTTGATGTGTCCTATTTGTAGACCGGCTGCTCGACCGGCGGCACGTAGGGCACTTCGCATGCGTTGAAGGAGTAGCGCAGGCCGATGCGAGCCTCGTGGACATAGAAGCCTTCATCCTTGCCCGGGCCGCCGTTCATCGCGTAGCCGAACATGTCGCCATCGTCGATGCTGCGGAAGCGGTATCCGGCATCGGCCTTCAGGTTGCAGGTCAGGTCGACGGATGCACCGGCCATGAGCGCGTAGGTGAAGCGCCAGCTGTCGCGACCCTTGTGCGTGATCGTCGGGTCGCAATTGCTTGGGTCGTTCGCGTCACAGGACGTGTTCTTGAGATTGCCCCAGTTGACGCGCGTCGCACCGATACCGGCGCCGACATAGGGCGTTACGCCGCCATAGGTGCCGATGTCGACATAGGCATTGGCGAGCAGGCTGAGGGCCGACATCGAGGCGCGGTCGGTCGAGACGCAGTTTGCGGCAACGCCGCAGCTTCCGCTCGTGGAGCCCTTGAAGTCGCTGTCGAACAGGTAGTCGACCGTCACGTCCGTGCGCAGGTAGTCGTTCCACTGGTAGCCGACGCCGCCGCCGAGGATCACTCCGCCATCTAGG contains:
- a CDS encoding outer membrane protein — encoded protein: MRKYLYGAVAALIGSTSAFAADVYQPEPVQPAPVEQVVVSSSGWYLRGDLGYGWTHMRGANYYQGGPGGFKTDFDDTDLDGGVILGGGVGYQWNDYLRTDVTVDYLFDSDFKGSTSGSCGVAANCVSTDRASMSALSLLANAYVDIGTYGGVTPYVGAGIGATRVNWGNLKNTSCDANDPSNCDPTITHKGRDSWRFTYALMAGASVDLTCNLKADAGYRFRSIDDGDMFGYAMNGGPGKDEGFYVHEARIGLRYSFNACEVPYVPPVEQPVYK